The Antarcticibacterium flavum genome contains the following window.
AGCTTCAGATAAATTATATTTCTCCTGCACCTTTATCCTATGCTTTTGCAGCTTTTCCTCAGCCACTGGTTTTTTCTTCAGCTTAACCTTTAAAAGATTCCGGTTTAATAACATTTCACTTAAGTTGCTCAATACAAAATCCTTATGGTCCTTCCATATTTTCATTGCTGAAATAATATCGTAATCATCAAGCTTCGAAAATGTATGTAGCACCTCACTGTCAAATTGTTCCAGGCTTACCTTATTATTCAGAAAAAAACCGAAGGCGGGGCTGCATTCCAGTTTCTCACCTTTGTCTATAAGTTCTTTTGCTCGTTTAAGGACTCTAATTAGTAACTGCTCTGCTGCCACCCCTGTCTTATGTAAATATACCTGCCAGTACATCAACCTGCGGGCAACAAGAAATTTCTCTACAGAATAAATGCCCTTTTCCTCCACAACTATTTGATCATCTACCACATTGAGCATAGTAATAATACGCTCACTGTTGATGTTGCCCTCTGCCACCCCGGTATAGAAACTATCCCTTTTAAGATAATCCAGCCGGTCCATATCCAACTGACTTGACACTAGCTGATTCATAAATTTCCTGCCAAATGTTCCTTTGAAGATCTCTATGCCAAGAGTTAAACTTTGGTTAAACTCCTCATTCATTTCCTCCATAAAAAGGAGGGAAATACGTTCATGAGAAACCCCCTCGACGATGCTGTGTTCCATAGCATGGGAGAAAGGACCGTGGCCAATATCGTGCAACAAAATAGCGATATACAGGGCTTCTTCCTCATCAATTGAGATACCTATTCCTTTAAACCTTAGGATATCCACTGCCTTTTGCATAAGATGCAGGCAACCCAGGGCGTGATGAAACCTGGTATGATGAGCGCCGGGATAAACCAGGTATGACATCCCCATCTGTGAAATTCGGCGTAATCTTTGAAAGTAAGGATGTGCAATGATCCTGAATATCTGGTCACTTGGAATGGTAATAAAACCGTAAATTGGATCGTTGAATATTTTAAGTTTCGTTTTAAGGGCCAAAGCTTTAAATCCTTTAAATGAGAAACAAATATACATATATGAAGTCCATATTGGACATTTGTAGAACTAAATGCCGATTGGCCCCAAAATTAAAGGGGTTTATAGCTGAAACAAAAATACTGATACATGAATAAGATAAA
Protein-coding sequences here:
- a CDS encoding HD domain-containing protein, which produces MALKTKLKIFNDPIYGFITIPSDQIFRIIAHPYFQRLRRISQMGMSYLVYPGAHHTRFHHALGCLHLMQKAVDILRFKGIGISIDEEEALYIAILLHDIGHGPFSHAMEHSIVEGVSHERISLLFMEEMNEEFNQSLTLGIEIFKGTFGRKFMNQLVSSQLDMDRLDYLKRDSFYTGVAEGNINSERIITMLNVVDDQIVVEEKGIYSVEKFLVARRLMYWQVYLHKTGVAAEQLLIRVLKRAKELIDKGEKLECSPAFGFFLNNKVSLEQFDSEVLHTFSKLDDYDIISAMKIWKDHKDFVLSNLSEMLLNRNLLKVKLKKKPVAEEKLQKHRIKVQEKYNLSEAEANYFVFSGEIFNIAYSTGINNIRILHPNGKVSDVAKASDQLNLKALSRPVTKYYMCYPKTKD